A part of Desulfobacter sp. genomic DNA contains:
- the sucC gene encoding ADP-forming succinate--CoA ligase subunit beta, producing the protein MKIHEYQAKELFRKYNVPVPEGEPVFSVDEAKDAASKLGGFPVVVKAQIHAGGRGKGGGVKLAHSMEEVETLASEILGMTLVTHQTGPEGRLVQKLLIEAGQNIEKELYLSLLVDRATASVIIMASQDGGMDIEEVAEKTPERIIKVQVDPLMGIQGYQLREVAFGLGLKGQAFKQFGGLLSNLYKCFVENDCSMLEINPLILTADENVLALDAKVDFDSNALYRHKDLLELRDLTEEDPLEVEASKFNLNYINLDGNVGNIVNGAGLAMATMDIIKNAGATPANFMDVGGGASSEQVENAFRIILADEKVKAVLINIFGGILRCDIFAQGVVDAAKKTGINIPVVVRMEGTNVTEGKKILADAGLNLTSATDLSDAAQKIAAAVN; encoded by the coding sequence ATGAAAATACATGAGTATCAGGCAAAGGAATTGTTCCGCAAGTACAATGTCCCCGTACCTGAAGGCGAGCCTGTTTTTTCAGTAGACGAAGCCAAGGACGCCGCATCAAAGCTGGGCGGATTCCCCGTGGTGGTCAAGGCCCAGATCCATGCCGGCGGCCGGGGCAAGGGCGGCGGCGTCAAGCTGGCCCATTCCATGGAAGAGGTAGAAACCCTGGCCAGTGAAATTTTAGGCATGACCCTGGTCACCCACCAGACCGGCCCCGAGGGCAGGCTGGTCCAGAAGCTGCTCATCGAAGCCGGGCAGAACATTGAAAAAGAGCTTTACCTCTCCCTGCTGGTGGACCGGGCCACGGCATCGGTGATCATCATGGCCAGCCAGGACGGGGGCATGGACATCGAAGAGGTGGCCGAAAAGACCCCGGAACGGATCATAAAAGTGCAGGTGGATCCCCTCATGGGCATCCAGGGCTACCAGCTCCGTGAAGTGGCCTTTGGTCTGGGTCTCAAAGGCCAGGCCTTCAAACAATTCGGCGGCCTTTTGTCCAACCTTTACAAGTGCTTTGTGGAGAACGACTGCTCCATGCTGGAGATCAACCCCCTCATCCTCACGGCCGACGAAAATGTCCTGGCCCTGGACGCCAAGGTGGATTTTGACTCCAACGCCCTTTACCGCCATAAAGACCTCCTTGAGCTGAGGGACCTCACCGAAGAGGATCCCCTGGAAGTGGAAGCCTCGAAATTCAATCTCAATTACATCAATCTGGACGGCAATGTGGGCAATATCGTCAACGGGGCCGGCCTGGCCATGGCCACCATGGACATCATCAAGAACGCCGGTGCCACCCCGGCCAACTTCATGGATGTGGGCGGCGGCGCTTCCTCCGAACAGGTGGAAAACGCCTTCAGAATCATCCTGGCCGATGAAAAGGTAAAAGCCGTACTCATTAATATCTTCGGCGGCATCCTGCGCTGCGATATCTTTGCCCAGGGCGTGGTGGATGCGGCCAAGAAGACCGGCATCAACATCCCGGTGGTGGTCCGCATGGAAGGGACCAATGTGACAGAAGGCAAGAAGATCCTGGCCGACGCCGGGCTCAACCTGACCAGTGCAACCGATCTTTCCGATGCAGCGCAAAAAATCGCTGCGGCTGTGAATTAA
- the sucD gene encoding succinate--CoA ligase subunit alpha, producing MSIFVNKDTKLLVQGITGNEGSFHARQCIEYGTKVVAGVTPGKGGQKMDDVPVFNTVADAVKETGANASLIFVPPPFGADAIMEAADAGVDLIVCITEGIPIMDMVKVKNFLATKSCRLIGPNCPGIITPEETKIGIMPGKIHTKGNVGVVSRSGTLTYEVVDQLTKLGMGQSTCIGIGGDPVNGTNFIDVLSAFQADDETEAIVMVGEIGGSAEEEAAAYIKANVTKPVVGFIAGLTAPPGRRMGHAGAIISGSSGTGEAKIKAFKENGIHVCENLGQIGRICKDVF from the coding sequence GTGAGTATATTTGTAAATAAGGACACAAAGCTCCTGGTCCAGGGGATCACCGGTAATGAAGGCAGTTTCCATGCCCGGCAGTGCATCGAATACGGCACCAAGGTCGTGGCCGGGGTCACCCCGGGCAAGGGCGGCCAGAAAATGGACGATGTCCCGGTATTCAACACCGTGGCCGATGCCGTGAAAGAAACCGGCGCCAATGCCTCGCTGATTTTCGTACCCCCGCCCTTCGGCGCAGACGCCATCATGGAAGCGGCCGATGCCGGGGTGGATCTCATTGTCTGCATCACCGAAGGCATCCCCATCATGGACATGGTGAAGGTGAAAAATTTTTTGGCCACCAAATCCTGCCGCCTCATCGGACCCAACTGCCCGGGCATCATCACCCCTGAAGAGACCAAGATCGGCATCATGCCCGGTAAGATCCATACCAAGGGCAATGTGGGCGTGGTTTCCCGCTCCGGCACCCTCACCTACGAGGTGGTGGACCAGCTCACCAAACTGGGCATGGGACAGTCCACCTGTATCGGCATCGGCGGCGATCCCGTGAACGGCACCAATTTTATCGATGTATTGTCCGCATTCCAGGCAGACGATGAAACCGAAGCCATTGTCATGGTCGGTGAAATCGGCGGGTCTGCCGAGGAAGAAGCGGCAGCATATATCAAGGCAAACGTTACAAAACCGGTGGTCGGATTTATCGCCGGCCTGACAGCGCCTCCCGGTAGACGAATGGGGCATGCCGGGGCCATCATCTCAGGCTCCAGCGGTACAGGGGAAGCCAAGATCAAAGCATTCAAGGAAAACGGCATTCATGTATGCGAGAACCTTGGGCAGATCGGCCGGATTTGTAAAGACGTATTCTAG
- a CDS encoding fumarate reductase cytochrome b subunit, with product MESYTIESNKKKSRLPAKLDFLQSGTGLILGLFMWVHMLLVASIILGKGAFNWIAKTMELAFLSDTGHGYPIAVFFAVAGVFTLFILHALLGMRKFPISWKQHRIMQDQMVMMKHQDTNLWYVQALTGFIMFFAGSIHLYTMLTNPGGIDPYLSADRVVSSNYWLVYLILLICVELHGTIGLYRLCMKWGWFTGKDFKTAREKRTKLKQLKNRLTIFFLSVGILALLVFVVIGIGHRDQAGQRYAPAHAAVTEAAAPAEEAAAVEEEAVEEEAVEEEAVEEEAVEEETAAAEEEAVEAEAEESEEAAEAVVEEAEDEAEEEAVIEEAVEEETHDTEAEAAEDHAEHEEHAPAGDSHGDQAHAADETH from the coding sequence TTGGAAAGCTACACCATTGAATCAAACAAGAAAAAGAGCAGGCTGCCCGCAAAGCTGGATTTTCTCCAGTCCGGTACCGGCCTGATCCTGGGGCTGTTCATGTGGGTGCACATGCTCCTGGTGGCCAGCATCATCCTTGGCAAAGGCGCCTTTAACTGGATAGCCAAAACCATGGAACTGGCATTCCTGTCGGATACCGGCCATGGATATCCCATTGCCGTGTTCTTTGCCGTGGCCGGTGTTTTTACCCTGTTTATCCTCCATGCCCTGCTGGGCATGAGAAAATTCCCCATTTCCTGGAAACAGCATAGGATCATGCAGGACCAGATGGTCATGATGAAACACCAGGACACCAATCTCTGGTATGTCCAGGCCCTTACCGGCTTTATCATGTTTTTTGCCGGTTCCATCCATCTTTACACCATGCTCACCAATCCGGGCGGCATCGACCCCTATCTTTCCGCAGACCGGGTGGTTTCCAGCAACTACTGGCTGGTCTACCTCATCCTGCTCATCTGTGTTGAACTCCACGGCACCATCGGCCTTTACCGGCTGTGCATGAAATGGGGATGGTTCACGGGAAAGGATTTCAAGACCGCCAGGGAAAAGAGGACAAAACTCAAACAACTCAAGAACAGACTCACCATTTTCTTTCTTTCTGTGGGTATCCTGGCCCTGCTGGTATTTGTGGTTATCGGCATCGGGCACAGGGACCAGGCCGGACAGCGCTATGCACCGGCCCACGCTGCCGTGACCGAGGCTGCCGCACCTGCCGAAGAGGCTGCCGCCGTTGAAGAAGAAGCCGTTGAAGAAGAAGCCGTTGAAGAAGAAGCCGTTGAAGAAGAAGCCGTTGAAGAAGAGACGGCCGCTGCCGAGGAAGAGGCCGTAGAAGCCGAAGCGGAAGAATCCGAAGAGGCAGCAGAAGCGGTCGTTGAAGAGGCCGAGGACGAAGCTGAAGAGGAAGCCGTTATCGAAGAAGCCGTGGAAGAGGAAACCCATGACACAGAGGCCGAAGCGGCGGAAGACCATGCCGAACATGAAGAACATGCCCCGGCCGGCGATTCACACGGTGACCAAGCACATGCCGCAGACGAAACACACTAA
- a CDS encoding fumarate reductase flavoprotein subunit, with amino-acid sequence MNIIYTDSLIIGGGLAGLRVAIAAKQRGYESIVLSLMPAKRSHSAAAQGGMQASLGACIKGDGDDEDVHFADTVKGSDWGCDQDVARMFVNTAPKAIRQLSAWGVPWSRVRAGDRDVVINGKKVTITEKKEAQGLITARDFGGTKKWRTCYTSDGTGHTMLYAMDNKAIQMEIPVHERKEAIALIHEDGVCHGAIVRDLVTGELIAYVAKATTIATGGYGRLYSVSTNAVISEGIGTAIALETGVATLGNMEAVQFHPTAIVPVGILTTEGCRGDGGLLLDKDGYRFMPDYEPDKKELASRDVVSRRMTEHMRKGKGVPSRYGDHLWLDITLLGREHIEKNLREVKEICEYFLGIDPVKEYIPVRPTQHYSMGGVRTKATGESPTLKGLFSAGEAACWDMHGFNRLGGNSVAETVVAGMIVGEYVADHCASHSLNVSTSTVEHFLKREEGKIADLLTRDYGENPFQLKAEMQKIMMDKVGIFRNGEDLEKAVEELKLLNKRAKKIALRNRISSANPELVEAIRVPKMIKLAQCVAYGAMLRTESRGAHAREDYPERNDRDWLKRTLVTWKDDEADLPEIFYEDLDVMKMEMPPGSRGYGVDNTVHHPDTEKRVAEIEGIKKANPTADRHEMQELLNPIEIPEKFKGKNERIGRGYN; translated from the coding sequence ATGAATATCATATATACGGATTCACTTATTATCGGCGGCGGCCTTGCCGGGCTTCGCGTCGCCATTGCCGCCAAGCAGAGGGGGTATGAGAGCATTGTACTCTCCCTGATGCCGGCCAAACGGTCACACTCGGCAGCCGCCCAGGGGGGGATGCAGGCCAGTTTAGGCGCCTGTATCAAGGGCGACGGGGACGATGAAGACGTCCACTTTGCAGACACGGTCAAAGGCTCCGACTGGGGCTGCGACCAGGATGTGGCCAGAATGTTTGTCAATACGGCGCCCAAGGCCATCCGCCAGCTCTCTGCCTGGGGGGTGCCCTGGTCCAGGGTCAGGGCCGGGGACCGGGACGTGGTCATCAACGGCAAAAAAGTGACCATCACCGAAAAGAAAGAGGCCCAGGGCCTGATCACGGCCAGGGATTTCGGCGGCACCAAAAAATGGAGAACCTGCTACACCTCCGACGGCACCGGCCATACCATGCTCTATGCCATGGACAACAAGGCCATCCAGATGGAAATTCCTGTCCATGAGAGAAAAGAGGCCATCGCCCTGATCCACGAGGACGGGGTCTGCCACGGCGCCATTGTCCGGGACCTTGTCACCGGCGAACTCATCGCCTATGTGGCCAAGGCCACCACCATCGCCACCGGCGGGTACGGCCGGCTGTATTCCGTTTCCACCAACGCCGTCATCTCCGAGGGCATCGGTACCGCCATTGCCCTGGAAACCGGCGTCGCCACCCTGGGCAACATGGAAGCGGTGCAGTTTCATCCGACGGCCATCGTGCCCGTGGGCATCCTCACCACAGAGGGCTGCCGCGGCGACGGCGGGCTGCTCCTGGACAAGGACGGCTACCGCTTCATGCCGGACTACGAGCCCGATAAAAAAGAACTGGCCTCCAGGGACGTTGTCTCCCGCCGCATGACCGAGCACATGAGAAAGGGCAAGGGCGTGCCGTCGCGCTACGGCGACCACCTCTGGCTGGACATCACCCTGCTGGGCCGGGAACACATTGAAAAGAACCTGAGGGAAGTCAAAGAGATCTGTGAATACTTCCTGGGCATCGATCCGGTGAAGGAATACATCCCGGTCCGTCCCACCCAGCATTACTCCATGGGCGGGGTGAGGACCAAGGCCACCGGCGAAAGCCCGACCTTGAAGGGGCTGTTCTCCGCCGGCGAAGCCGCCTGCTGGGATATGCACGGCTTCAACCGCCTGGGCGGCAATTCCGTAGCCGAGACCGTGGTTGCCGGCATGATCGTGGGCGAATACGTGGCCGACCACTGCGCTTCCCACAGCCTCAACGTCTCCACCTCCACCGTCGAACACTTCCTGAAACGGGAAGAGGGCAAGATTGCCGACCTGCTTACCCGGGACTACGGCGAGAATCCCTTCCAGCTCAAGGCTGAAATGCAGAAGATCATGATGGACAAGGTGGGGATTTTCCGTAACGGCGAAGATTTGGAAAAGGCAGTGGAAGAACTCAAGCTGCTGAACAAACGGGCCAAGAAGATTGCGCTGCGCAACCGCATCTCATCTGCCAACCCGGAACTGGTGGAGGCCATCCGGGTGCCCAAGATGATCAAGCTGGCCCAGTGCGTGGCCTATGGCGCCATGCTCCGTACCGAAAGCCGCGGTGCCCACGCCCGTGAAGACTATCCTGAAAGAAATGACCGCGACTGGCTGAAACGGACCCTGGTCACCTGGAAGGACGATGAGGCCGATCTGCCGGAAATCTTCTATGAAGACCTGGATGTCATGAAGATGGAAATGCCGCCGGGCTCCCGTGGTTACGGTGTGGACAACACCGTA